In the genome of Telluria mixta, the window TCGCGTGGCGCCGCCAGGGGCTCGGCGAGCGCCGCTACAGCCTGTGCGGCATTACGCACACGACGGCCAGCCATGCCGTGATGACGAGTCTCGCCGGCCTGCTCGTGGCGCCCGTGCGCAGCTGGGATGCCGTGATCTGCACGTCGCGCGTCGTGCGCGACAGCGTGCGCCGCGTGCTCGAGCGCCAGGCCGAGTATTTGAGTGCGCGCCTCGGTGCCCAGCGCTTCGAAATGCCGCAGCTGCCCCTGATCCCGCTCGGCGTGCACGCCGCCGACTTCGACGTCGACGCATCCCGCCGCGACGCCGTGCGCCGGCGCCTGGGGCTCGAGGCCGGCGACGTCGCGTTCCTGTTCCTCGGCCGCCTGTCGTTCCACGCGAAGGCGCATCCGCAACAGATGTTCGCGGCGCTCGAAGCGGCGGCGCAGGGTGGTGGGCGCGTGCACCTGGTGCTGTGCGGCTGGTTCGCCAACGAGGCCATCGACAGGGCCTTCCACGAGGCGGCCGCGCAACTGTGTCCATCCGTGACGCTGTCGGTGCTGAACGGCCGCGTGGCCGCGAACCAGCTCGACGCCTGGGCCGCCGCCGACGTCTTCATCTCGCTCGCGGACAACGTGCAGGAGACCTTCGGCCTGACGCCGCTGGAAGCGATGGCGGCGGGCCTGCCGTGCATCGTCAGCGACTGGAACGGCTACCGCGACACCGTGCGCGACGGCGTGGACGGCTATCGCATCCCGACCGTGATGCCGGATGCGGGCGCCGGGCTCGATCTCGCGCAGCGCTACGACGATGGCGTGGACAGCTACGACGCGTACTGCGGCCACACGAGCCAGGCGGTCGCGGTGGATGGACCGGCCCTCGCGCAGGCATGCGCGCGCCTCGTCGGCGATGCCGCGCTGCGCCGCGAACTGGGCGAGAACGCACGCCGGCGCGTGCGCGCGGAATTCGACTGGGCCGTCGTGTTCGGGCGCTACCGCGCGTTGTGGCGCGAGCTCGACGAACGGCGCCGCGCCGATGCGGCGCTGGGTCCCGCGCTGCCCACGGTCGTGCCGGACCGGCTCGATCCGTTCGAGTTGTTCGCCACGTATCCGACGATGCGGATCACGCCGGCGTCGATGGTGGAACTCGCGCCGGACGCATCGCTCGCGCTGCTGCGCCAGTATCGCGAGCTCGCGATCAACCGCTTCGCGCACGCGTCGCTGCCGACGCTGGAAGAGTTTGGACAGATCTTCGGATCGATCGAATCGCGGCCCACGCAGGTCGACGAGCTGCTCGACGCGCTCGGACCTTGCGACCGGCCCACTTTGCTGCGCGGACTCG includes:
- a CDS encoding glycosyltransferase family 4 protein, which gives rise to MTDRFAFHYAPDGYSTAGPRLMGRQAAGAGLLRAIATAPGLESVGCFAGGQAHAAEGERLLREHGYKGQVDWIAQGRPQDLERYGTLYHPAPGIERLAWRRQGLGERRYSLCGITHTTASHAVMTSLAGLLVAPVRSWDAVICTSRVVRDSVRRVLERQAEYLSARLGAQRFEMPQLPLIPLGVHAADFDVDASRRDAVRRRLGLEAGDVAFLFLGRLSFHAKAHPQQMFAALEAAAQGGGRVHLVLCGWFANEAIDRAFHEAAAQLCPSVTLSVLNGRVAANQLDAWAAADVFISLADNVQETFGLTPLEAMAAGLPCIVSDWNGYRDTVRDGVDGYRIPTVMPDAGAGLDLAQRYDDGVDSYDAYCGHTSQAVAVDGPALAQACARLVGDAALRRELGENARRRVRAEFDWAVVFGRYRALWRELDERRRADAALGPALPTVVPDRLDPFELFATYPTMRITPASMVELAPDASLALLRQYRELAINRFAHASLPTLEEFGQIFGSIESRPTQVDELLDALGPCDRPTLLRGLAWLCKMDLLRITAVED